A stretch of Mesorhizobium sp. M2A.F.Ca.ET.046.03.2.1 DNA encodes these proteins:
- a CDS encoding addiction module antidote protein, with amino-acid sequence MPLETTRFDILDYLKTPEDRLAYIEAAFEDGDPALITHALGDVARSIGMTAVAKEAGVTREALYKALSEKGDPRLSTLLGVTKALGLQLDVKPIGPGSLGA; translated from the coding sequence ATGCCTCTCGAAACCACTCGCTTCGACATCCTCGATTACCTGAAAACCCCGGAGGATCGCTTGGCCTACATCGAGGCTGCCTTCGAGGATGGTGATCCTGCGCTCATCACGCATGCGTTGGGCGATGTAGCGCGCTCCATAGGCATGACGGCTGTGGCGAAAGAAGCTGGCGTCACGCGTGAGGCGCTCTACAAGGCATTGAGCGAAAAGGGCGACCCTCGCCTCAGCACACTGCTGGGTGTCACCAAGGCGCTTGGTCTGCAACTTGACGTGAAACCTATCGGCCCTGGCTCGCTCGGGGCATGA
- a CDS encoding glycosyltransferase family 2 protein, with translation MNVLPIPASGLPEGAVMPEHKLSIVIPMYNEADNVEPLLVRIHQAMENYSQPWEVVLVDDGSTDATPAEIRRLAAQYGPYVHGVELVRNYKQTAAMQAGLDAARGDVIATLDGDLQNDPFDIPRMVYRLLTEDLDLVAGWRKDRKEGFWLRRLPSRIANRLIARVTGVKLKDYGCSLKVFRGSVIRSVRLYGEMHRFIPAWLATVTTPRRIAEEVVTHHARIHGQSKYGISRTFRVVLDLVFMFFFLRYRTRPGHFFGGIGIVLGVLGSLILAYLFAIKVFWGQDIGTRPMLITGFFLVIAGLQAVTSGVLAEMLSRVYLEANGALAYVARPQPAHGEGDGWHWPSKAAVVEKPKARRK, from the coding sequence ATGAACGTGCTTCCCATCCCCGCATCGGGATTGCCCGAGGGCGCCGTCATGCCCGAGCACAAGCTTTCCATCGTCATCCCGATGTATAACGAGGCCGACAATGTCGAGCCGCTGCTTGTGCGCATCCATCAGGCGATGGAGAATTACAGCCAGCCATGGGAGGTGGTGCTGGTCGACGACGGCAGCACCGACGCCACCCCCGCCGAGATCCGCCGGCTGGCGGCGCAGTACGGGCCGTATGTGCATGGCGTGGAGCTGGTGCGCAACTACAAGCAGACCGCCGCCATGCAGGCTGGCCTCGACGCCGCGCGCGGCGATGTCATCGCGACGCTCGACGGCGATCTGCAGAACGACCCCTTCGACATTCCGCGCATGGTCTATCGCTTGCTGACCGAGGATCTCGACCTCGTCGCCGGCTGGCGCAAGGACCGCAAGGAAGGGTTCTGGTTGCGCCGCCTGCCGTCCCGCATCGCCAACAGGCTGATCGCGCGGGTCACCGGCGTTAAGCTCAAGGACTATGGCTGCAGCCTGAAAGTGTTCCGCGGCAGCGTCATCCGCAGCGTGCGGCTCTATGGCGAGATGCACCGCTTCATCCCGGCGTGGCTCGCGACGGTGACGACGCCGCGACGCATAGCCGAGGAAGTGGTGACCCATCACGCCCGCATCCACGGCCAGTCGAAATACGGTATCTCACGTACCTTCCGTGTGGTGCTGGACCTCGTCTTCATGTTCTTCTTCCTGCGCTATCGCACGCGGCCCGGCCATTTCTTCGGCGGCATCGGCATCGTGCTCGGAGTGCTCGGCTCGCTGATCCTGGCCTATCTCTTCGCGATCAAGGTTTTCTGGGGGCAGGATATCGGCACCAGGCCGATGCTGATCACCGGCTTCTTCCTGGTGATCGCCGGGCTGCAGGCGGTGACGTCGGGCGTGCTGGCCGAGATGCTGTCACGCGTCTATCTCGAGGCCAACGGCGCGCTCGCCTACGTGGCGCGGCCGCAGCCCGCGCATGGCGAGGGTGACGGCTGGCACTGGCCGAGCAAGGCGGCTGTTGTCGAAAAGCCGAAGGCGCGTCGGAAGTAA
- a CDS encoding type II toxin-antitoxin system RelE/ParE family toxin: MIEVRQTADFTNWLDGLRDAAARLRIAARIRRVEIGNIGDVKYFDGIGELRIDHGPGYRLYFVKIGNAVIILLCGGDKSSQRRDIAKAKQMAKEI, from the coding sequence ATGATCGAGGTCCGGCAGACGGCCGATTTCACCAACTGGCTGGACGGACTTCGCGACGCTGCGGCTCGCCTGCGCATCGCTGCCCGCATTCGTCGGGTCGAAATCGGCAACATCGGTGATGTCAAATATTTCGATGGCATCGGCGAACTTCGGATCGACCATGGCCCAGGTTACCGGCTCTACTTTGTGAAGATCGGAAACGCCGTGATCATCCTGCTCTGTGGCGGCGACAAGTCCAGCCAAAGGCGCGACATCGCCAAGGCGAAACAAATGGCAAAGGAGATATGA
- a CDS encoding DUF995 domain-containing protein, which yields MSRADRLARGGWLVPLLVACGQLAFSGAAGAAPAKTGAAVEAAAKPDIAPTAFELQLLYADRTWNWKNGAAYFGMDRRLHAWTKGEDSPAVGEGRWLVTEKGKMCMELAWRSKTYSTKPQRTCYSHRVDKGNIEQRKDPDGTWYDFKHAKDDPADEHQKFEAGNTKGAQFEAARKLIDTKS from the coding sequence TTGAGCAGGGCCGATCGGCTTGCCAGAGGCGGCTGGCTGGTTCCGCTCCTGGTCGCCTGCGGCCAGCTTGCTTTTAGCGGCGCCGCCGGCGCGGCTCCGGCGAAGACCGGTGCGGCCGTCGAGGCCGCTGCCAAGCCCGACATTGCTCCGACGGCTTTCGAGCTGCAGCTTCTCTACGCCGACCGCACCTGGAACTGGAAGAACGGCGCCGCCTATTTCGGAATGGACAGGCGCCTGCATGCCTGGACGAAGGGGGAAGATTCGCCGGCCGTCGGCGAAGGCCGCTGGCTGGTAACGGAAAAGGGCAAGATGTGCATGGAACTTGCCTGGCGGTCCAAGACCTACTCCACCAAGCCGCAGCGTACCTGCTACAGCCATCGTGTCGACAAGGGCAACATCGAGCAGCGCAAGGATCCCGATGGCACGTGGTATGATTTCAAGCACGCCAAGGACGATCCCGCCGACGAGCACCAGAAGTTCGAGGCGGGCAACACCAAGGGTGCTCAATTTGAAGCTGCCCGCAAATTGATCGACACCAAGAGCTGA
- a CDS encoding cellulose synthase catalytic subunit — MGVSGDAGVVGGKTTSMGKAGAVSTGHGPKGPYLVPVLTPRQQLILRLGLASWFVALAFFWSWWLRPEHIDHVGPFAFATIVLAWLTLMPMYFLLNVHASRKSSKLHMIPKHSRVAMVVTKAPSEPFAVVQRTLEAMLAQDYPHDTWLADEDPTEATVRWCDAHGVLISTRRGREDYHRKTWPRRTRCKEGNLAFFYDHYGYERYDFVAQMDADHVPTPTYLREILYPFADPAVGYVSAPSICDNNANESWAARGRLFVEGMLHGPLQSGYTSNGAPLCIGSHYAVRTIALRQAGGLGPELAEDHSTSMLINAAGWRGVHAIDAIANGDGPQTFADLITQEFQWSRSLTTILLEYTPTYLSKLSPRLRRQFVFCQLWYPMFALFAMATYIMPIYALLSGDNFANVAYPEFLFYYMPSAAIPIALVIFLKRLGLSRPFSAKAVSWEGTLFHLFARWPWVMAGTLASVRDYLTKSFVDFRVTPKGSGPKHLLPARVIVPYALLAVGASLPVLLVEHPSRALGFYWLAAFNATIYGLLVVVIVGKHLTENKISLRQNVGKFALQGSLAAVAVLIPLAGFYDRGLQGIYGLQQGAGLHIVKVTYPVSGAGRGELGSQRFRFDPGWGE; from the coding sequence ATGGGCGTATCTGGGGATGCCGGCGTTGTCGGCGGCAAAACGACGTCAATGGGCAAGGCTGGCGCGGTTTCGACCGGCCACGGCCCCAAGGGTCCTTATCTCGTGCCGGTGCTCACGCCGCGCCAGCAATTGATCTTGCGGCTTGGCCTTGCTTCCTGGTTCGTCGCGCTGGCTTTCTTCTGGTCCTGGTGGCTGCGGCCCGAGCATATCGATCATGTCGGGCCCTTTGCCTTCGCCACAATCGTGCTGGCCTGGCTGACCTTGATGCCGATGTATTTCCTGCTCAACGTCCATGCCTCGAGGAAGTCGTCGAAGCTGCACATGATCCCGAAGCATTCGCGCGTCGCCATGGTGGTCACCAAGGCGCCGTCGGAGCCTTTCGCCGTGGTGCAGCGCACATTGGAAGCGATGCTGGCGCAGGACTATCCGCACGACACCTGGCTTGCCGACGAGGATCCGACCGAGGCGACGGTTCGCTGGTGCGACGCGCATGGCGTGCTGATTTCGACCAGGCGCGGCCGCGAGGACTATCACCGCAAGACCTGGCCGCGCCGGACCCGCTGCAAGGAAGGCAATCTGGCCTTCTTTTACGACCACTACGGTTACGAGCGCTACGACTTCGTCGCCCAGATGGACGCCGATCACGTGCCGACGCCGACCTATCTGAGGGAAATCCTTTATCCCTTCGCCGATCCCGCCGTCGGCTATGTCTCGGCGCCCAGTATCTGCGACAACAATGCCAACGAAAGCTGGGCCGCGCGCGGCCGGCTGTTTGTGGAAGGTATGCTCCACGGCCCCCTGCAATCCGGCTACACCAGCAACGGCGCCCCGCTCTGCATCGGTTCGCATTATGCCGTGCGCACCATTGCGTTGCGGCAAGCTGGTGGGCTGGGTCCTGAACTGGCCGAGGACCATTCAACCTCGATGCTGATCAACGCCGCCGGATGGCGCGGCGTCCATGCCATCGATGCAATCGCGAATGGCGACGGTCCGCAGACTTTCGCCGATCTGATTACTCAGGAATTCCAATGGTCGCGTAGCTTGACGACCATCCTGCTTGAATACACGCCGACATATCTGTCCAAGCTCAGCCCGAGGCTCAGACGGCAGTTCGTATTCTGCCAGCTCTGGTATCCCATGTTCGCCTTGTTCGCGATGGCGACATATATCATGCCGATCTACGCGCTTTTGTCGGGCGACAATTTTGCCAACGTGGCGTATCCGGAATTCCTTTTCTACTATATGCCAAGCGCGGCCATCCCGATTGCTCTGGTGATCTTTCTAAAGAGGTTAGGTCTCTCGCGTCCATTCTCGGCGAAGGCTGTCAGTTGGGAAGGGACACTCTTCCATCTGTTCGCGCGCTGGCCCTGGGTGATGGCAGGAACGCTGGCATCGGTTCGCGATTATCTGACCAAGTCATTCGTCGATTTCCGCGTCACTCCAAAAGGCAGCGGCCCAAAACACCTTCTGCCCGCCCGCGTCATCGTGCCATACGCCCTGCTTGCGGTTGGTGCTTCGTTGCCGGTTCTTCTTGTGGAGCATCCTTCGAGGGCCCTCGGTTTCTACTGGTTGGCCGCGTTCAATGCGACGATCTACGGATTGCTGGTCGTGGTGATAGTTGGCAAGCATCTGACAGAGAACAAGATTTCGCTGCGGCAAAACGTAGGCAAGTTTGCCCTGCAAGGATCGCTCGCCGCCGTCGCCGTATTAATCCCGCTGGCGGGATTTTACGATCGCGGGCTGCAAGGCATATATGGACTGCAGCAGGGCGCCGGCCTACACATCGTCAAGGTCACGTATCCGGTTTCCGGTGCAGGCCGCGGCGAGCTCGGAAGCCAAAGGTTCCGCTTTGATCCCGGTTGGGGTGAATGA
- a CDS encoding DUF995 domain-containing protein gives MKSAVGKFVGAALVCSVFVIGLQDAAMAKAANRIGDKAAKATAVSEEGIYQLYKNRSWRWGNHGAAFFAVSKRQFTAWSTEDKPSDGEGIWFMPGSGKLCFRATWRGSWGAKTSLSCFEHRQAGKVIYQRRSPSGDWYEFRDRRGKSDLRNGDYASKKVKRFKAGL, from the coding sequence GTGAAAAGCGCAGTGGGGAAGTTTGTCGGAGCGGCGCTGGTCTGCTCCGTTTTTGTTATCGGCCTGCAGGACGCCGCAATGGCCAAGGCCGCGAACAGGATCGGCGACAAGGCGGCGAAGGCCACCGCCGTCTCCGAAGAAGGCATCTATCAGCTCTACAAGAACCGTTCCTGGCGTTGGGGCAACCATGGCGCCGCGTTTTTTGCGGTTAGCAAGCGGCAGTTTACGGCCTGGTCCACTGAGGACAAGCCTAGCGACGGCGAGGGTATCTGGTTCATGCCCGGCAGCGGCAAACTGTGTTTCCGGGCTACCTGGCGCGGTTCATGGGGCGCCAAGACCTCCTTGAGCTGCTTCGAGCATCGCCAGGCCGGCAAGGTGATCTACCAGCGTAGATCTCCGAGCGGAGACTGGTATGAGTTCAGGGACCGCCGCGGCAAATCGGACCTGCGCAATGGCGACTATGCCAGCAAGAAGGTGAAACGATTCAAGGCGGGGCTGTAG
- a CDS encoding lysylphosphatidylglycerol synthase domain-containing protein has product MKRAISIIVTLALLAWLASDQRWKMVGDAFASITPGAFVAVAAALFVTYVLRALRVCDEFRDDVNGRFGAALRIILIHNAMINVVPFRGGETAFPILLRQVFGVSIVRASASLLWFRLQDAFVVGVLACLVWPGLHLALRAAGIAALIAAAWYLPRWARAPHNWTAGGRIVSKLGKLRDIFTEATGRSRYGWWWTIANWALKLGVQGWLLAMLLNTSFQTAFPGAVGAEAAAILPVQGVAGFGTYEAGAAAALLYSGIAMKDGLQAALALHLFILCSAVATGAIAWLFPSKSTLPETPAAGPARK; this is encoded by the coding sequence TTGAAGCGAGCGATATCGATAATCGTCACACTGGCGCTGCTGGCATGGCTTGCCAGCGATCAGCGCTGGAAGATGGTTGGCGATGCCTTCGCCTCCATCACGCCCGGCGCCTTCGTGGCGGTCGCGGCAGCGCTGTTCGTCACCTATGTGCTCAGGGCGCTGCGCGTCTGCGACGAGTTCCGCGACGATGTGAACGGCCGCTTCGGCGCCGCGCTGCGTATCATCCTGATCCACAATGCCATGATCAACGTCGTTCCCTTCCGCGGCGGCGAGACGGCCTTTCCGATCCTGTTGCGTCAGGTGTTCGGCGTGTCGATCGTGCGCGCCAGCGCCTCTCTTCTCTGGTTCAGGCTGCAGGACGCTTTCGTCGTCGGCGTGCTGGCCTGCCTCGTTTGGCCGGGCCTCCATCTGGCGCTGCGGGCCGCCGGCATTGCGGCGCTGATCGCCGCCGCCTGGTACCTGCCGCGCTGGGCCCGCGCGCCGCACAACTGGACAGCCGGCGGCAGGATCGTCTCCAAGCTCGGCAAATTGCGCGACATCTTCACTGAGGCGACGGGGCGCTCGCGCTATGGCTGGTGGTGGACGATCGCCAACTGGGCGCTGAAGCTCGGCGTGCAGGGCTGGCTGCTCGCCATGCTGCTCAACACCTCGTTCCAGACCGCCTTTCCCGGCGCCGTCGGCGCGGAGGCAGCCGCCATCCTGCCAGTGCAGGGCGTCGCCGGCTTCGGCACCTATGAGGCGGGCGCCGCCGCGGCGCTGCTCTATTCCGGCATTGCCATGAAGGACGGCTTGCAGGCGGCGCTCGCGCTGCATCTCTTCATCCTGTGCTCGGCGGTCGCAACCGGTGCGATCGCCTGGCTGTTCCCCTCGAAATCGACGCTGCCGGAAACCCCGGCGGCGGGACCGGCAAGGAAATGA
- the galE gene encoding UDP-glucose 4-epimerase GalE translates to MSARPILVTGGAGFIGGHTCKQLAAAGYLPVVYDNLSRGNEKAVAWGPLVVGDIRDRGALERAIASHRPQAVVHFAALAYVGESVSDPADYYSVNVAGTIAVLEAARANGIGNIIFSSSCATYGMPEALPVRETSSQNPISPYGRSKLMGEQIIKDHAAAYGMKYAILRYFNACGADPDGELGEWHTPETHLIPRVLMAASGMIEAIEVFGTDYETADGTCVRDYIHVGDLARAHLKALMHLEAGGKSLAVNLGTGRGVSIRQIMEAVERITSRPVPVMYKARRPGDPAGLFADPGLAREQLGFVAQLSDIDTIVRTAAPFFGLGPALRDSGASAAMPRALRAPRGANVNQKRRPARPAVGPVSNVSGRGLAEFG, encoded by the coding sequence ATGAGTGCCCGCCCCATCCTGGTGACGGGCGGCGCCGGCTTCATCGGCGGCCACACCTGCAAGCAGCTGGCGGCGGCCGGCTACCTGCCGGTGGTCTACGACAATCTCAGCCGCGGCAACGAGAAAGCGGTGGCCTGGGGGCCGCTGGTGGTCGGCGATATCCGCGACCGCGGCGCGCTCGAGCGGGCCATCGCCAGCCACAGGCCGCAGGCGGTCGTCCACTTCGCCGCGCTCGCCTATGTCGGCGAGTCGGTCAGTGACCCGGCGGACTATTATTCGGTCAATGTCGCCGGCACGATCGCCGTGCTCGAGGCCGCGCGGGCGAACGGCATCGGCAACATCATCTTCTCCTCCAGCTGCGCGACCTATGGCATGCCCGAGGCGCTGCCCGTGCGCGAGACCTCGTCGCAGAACCCGATCAGCCCTTACGGCCGCAGCAAGCTGATGGGCGAACAGATCATCAAGGACCATGCCGCGGCCTATGGGATGAAATACGCGATCCTGCGCTACTTCAACGCCTGCGGCGCCGACCCCGACGGCGAGCTTGGCGAATGGCACACGCCGGAAACCCATCTCATTCCCAGGGTGTTGATGGCGGCGTCCGGCATGATCGAGGCGATCGAGGTTTTCGGCACCGACTACGAGACAGCGGACGGCACCTGCGTGCGCGACTACATCCATGTCGGCGACCTCGCCCGGGCGCATCTCAAGGCCCTCATGCATCTGGAGGCCGGCGGCAAAAGCCTTGCTGTCAACCTTGGCACCGGCCGCGGGGTCTCGATCAGGCAGATCATGGAGGCGGTCGAGCGGATCACATCGCGGCCGGTCCCGGTCATGTACAAGGCGCGACGCCCCGGCGATCCGGCCGGGCTTTTCGCCGACCCCGGCCTTGCCCGCGAACAGCTGGGCTTCGTGGCGCAACTTTCCGACATCGACACTATCGTCAGGACGGCCGCACCCTTTTTCGGGCTCGGTCCGGCCTTGCGCGATTCCGGCGCTTCGGCCGCCATGCCGCGCGCATTGCGCGCGCCGCGCGGCGCGAACGTCAATCAGAAACGCCGGCCCGCAAGGCCGGCGGTCGGCCCTGTGAGTAATGTGTCGGGGCGCGGGCTCGCTGAGTTCGGCTAA
- a CDS encoding acyltransferase, which produces MPNPEYRPQIDSLRAVAVFAVMYSHFWDEASPWGHYGVRLFFVISGYLITGILIRSKEVARSQGALGVILVFYLRRALRIFPAYYVMLTLAAAFLPEIRTSLPWHAAYLSNVLFALNGNWDPWQLAHLWSLSVEEQFYLFWPLLIVLSPRQTLIPTLIGVILAAVAFRAAIMFYLPEGPARYVLTPAAFDALGAGALLAAIEASNRLTDVLRWRLAIASVAAIAIVAVSFTLQAAMFNFVLGDFLTVVPLVAVVCWASAGAKGLIKRLAENSVLRYLGRISYGIYLYHFPALAVVFLFCESFETQFPPLGPIRFVIAGLVTVAAAATSWHLLEQPLSRLKARLSYTATLARN; this is translated from the coding sequence ATGCCTAATCCCGAGTATAGGCCGCAGATAGACTCGCTGCGAGCGGTTGCTGTATTCGCCGTCATGTACTCGCACTTCTGGGATGAAGCCTCACCCTGGGGGCATTATGGTGTTCGGCTGTTTTTTGTTATCAGCGGTTACCTGATCACGGGTATCTTGATCCGATCGAAAGAAGTGGCCCGATCGCAGGGCGCTCTCGGAGTCATCCTGGTCTTCTATCTGCGGCGGGCCCTGAGGATTTTTCCGGCATATTACGTGATGCTGACCTTGGCGGCCGCCTTCTTGCCCGAAATCCGGACATCGTTGCCCTGGCACGCTGCCTACCTCTCCAATGTCTTGTTTGCGCTAAACGGTAACTGGGACCCCTGGCAGCTCGCCCATCTGTGGAGTTTGAGCGTCGAGGAGCAGTTTTATTTGTTTTGGCCGCTGCTGATCGTACTGAGCCCTCGTCAAACACTAATCCCGACGCTGATTGGGGTCATCCTTGCGGCAGTCGCCTTTCGGGCAGCCATCATGTTCTATCTTCCGGAAGGGCCGGCCCGTTACGTGCTGACGCCGGCCGCGTTTGACGCTTTGGGCGCCGGCGCCCTTCTCGCGGCGATCGAAGCTTCCAATCGACTGACCGATGTGCTGCGGTGGAGACTGGCGATAGCAAGCGTCGCGGCCATCGCCATCGTGGCGGTTTCATTCACGCTGCAGGCGGCCATGTTCAACTTCGTCCTCGGCGACTTCCTGACGGTCGTACCTTTGGTCGCTGTCGTGTGTTGGGCGAGCGCAGGTGCCAAGGGCCTGATCAAGCGACTGGCAGAGAACTCCGTTTTGCGATATCTGGGCCGTATCAGCTACGGGATCTATCTTTATCATTTCCCCGCACTGGCCGTCGTCTTCCTGTTCTGCGAATCCTTCGAGACGCAGTTTCCTCCGCTCGGTCCGATCCGGTTCGTGATTGCGGGCCTGGTCACGGTCGCGGCTGCCGCGACCTCCTGGCACTTGTTGGAACAACCGTTGAGCCGCCTGAAGGCGAGACTGTCCTACACAGCTACGCTGGCCAGAAATTGA
- a CDS encoding UDP-glucuronic acid decarboxylase family protein, producing MNRVIKVLKPVRSGRKSIDRGRALVTGGAGFLGSHLCERLLADGYEVIALDNFHTGKRYNLAGIARDAAFTCISHDVVDALPMDIAVDEIYNLACPASPPHYQADPIHTFKTSVLGAINLLELARRHNAKIFQASTSEVYGDPLVHPQPEGYFGNVNTHGPRACYDEGKRSAETLFFDYARTYGLDIRVARIFNTYGPRMRPDDGRVVSNFIVQALRGDDITVYGNGTQTRSFCYVEDLIEGFMRLMRSPAGPNHPVNLGNPGEFTVMELAEFVLDYTNSRSRIVHRPLPVDDPRQRKPDISFARQHLGWEPRIALSEGLSHTTAYFEALLGRRQPGTSRGDHLSSGGALAL from the coding sequence ATGAATAGGGTCATCAAAGTTCTGAAGCCGGTTCGATCGGGTCGAAAAAGCATCGATCGCGGCCGGGCCCTGGTCACCGGCGGAGCGGGATTCCTGGGTTCTCATTTGTGCGAGCGGCTGCTTGCGGACGGCTATGAAGTCATCGCCCTGGACAATTTCCACACCGGCAAAAGATACAACCTAGCCGGTATCGCGCGCGACGCCGCCTTCACCTGCATCAGCCACGACGTTGTCGATGCCTTGCCGATGGATATCGCCGTCGACGAGATCTACAACCTCGCCTGCCCGGCGTCCCCGCCTCACTACCAGGCCGATCCCATCCACACGTTCAAGACCAGCGTGCTCGGGGCAATCAACCTTCTGGAACTTGCCCGGCGCCACAACGCCAAGATATTCCAGGCCTCGACCTCCGAGGTTTATGGCGACCCGCTGGTTCATCCGCAGCCCGAAGGCTATTTCGGCAACGTCAACACGCATGGCCCGCGCGCCTGCTACGATGAAGGCAAGCGCTCGGCCGAAACGCTGTTCTTTGACTATGCGAGAACCTACGGCCTCGATATCCGGGTGGCGCGCATCTTCAACACCTATGGGCCGCGCATGCGGCCCGATGACGGTCGCGTGGTGTCCAATTTCATCGTCCAGGCACTGCGCGGGGACGATATCACCGTCTATGGCAACGGCACCCAGACGCGCTCCTTCTGCTATGTCGAAGACTTGATCGAAGGGTTTATGCGGCTGATGCGGTCGCCCGCGGGGCCGAACCATCCGGTCAACCTCGGAAACCCCGGCGAGTTCACCGTCATGGAACTGGCCGAATTCGTCCTCGATTACACCAATTCCCGCTCGCGGATCGTGCACAGGCCGCTGCCCGTCGACGATCCCCGGCAGCGCAAACCCGACATTTCCTTCGCCAGGCAGCATCTCGGCTGGGAGCCGAGAATCGCGCTCAGCGAAGGATTGTCCCACACCACGGCCTATTTCGAAGCCCTGCTGGGCCGCCGGCAGCCCGGGACCTCACGCGGCGACCATCTGTCCTCCGGCGGGGCTTTGGCGCTATGA
- a CDS encoding glycoside hydrolase family 26 protein, translating to MKLSTATALVSALILSVALPASAGSQTGTDPIKTSSAASAFGSYDPYGDFSNDKSASIEELFLPWEDVDLSTLPLADAYAQQRGRSLLITIEPWTWSKDWRITPPELKNGILSGKYDANMQAICNLVGQMKSPVTIRWAQEMEDTNGRFTWANWAPKDWIAAYKREVDVCRKAAPAAKYMWSPKGVEGLEKYYPGDNYVDVIGLSVFGLQKKDNDEVGRDRTFEETLKPGYDRVAKFNKPVIVAELGYVGKQDYVSKWADDSRKSYAEFPALTSVVYFNQKEVWPWLGGYGLPDWRVTQHVLP from the coding sequence ATGAAACTCTCTACAGCAACCGCGCTTGTGTCGGCGCTTATTCTCAGCGTGGCCTTGCCAGCGTCGGCGGGTTCGCAGACGGGAACGGATCCGATCAAGACGAGCTCGGCCGCGTCGGCGTTCGGCTCCTACGATCCTTATGGCGATTTCAGCAATGACAAGTCGGCCAGCATCGAGGAACTGTTCCTGCCTTGGGAAGACGTCGACCTGTCGACACTGCCGCTGGCCGACGCCTACGCCCAGCAGCGCGGCCGTTCGCTGCTGATCACCATCGAGCCTTGGACATGGTCGAAGGACTGGCGCATCACGCCGCCCGAGCTGAAGAATGGCATATTGAGCGGCAAGTACGACGCCAACATGCAGGCGATCTGCAACCTCGTCGGACAGATGAAGAGCCCGGTCACCATCCGCTGGGCGCAGGAAATGGAAGACACCAACGGCCGCTTCACCTGGGCAAACTGGGCGCCGAAGGACTGGATCGCCGCCTACAAGCGCGAGGTGGACGTCTGCCGCAAGGCCGCGCCGGCGGCAAAATACATGTGGTCGCCCAAGGGCGTCGAAGGCCTGGAAAAATACTATCCCGGCGACAACTATGTCGACGTCATCGGCCTTTCGGTGTTCGGCCTGCAGAAGAAGGACAATGACGAGGTCGGCCGCGACCGGACGTTTGAAGAGACGCTGAAGCCAGGCTATGACCGTGTCGCGAAATTCAACAAGCCGGTTATCGTGGCTGAACTCGGCTATGTCGGAAAGCAGGACTACGTGTCGAAATGGGCCGACGACTCGCGCAAGTCCTATGCGGAGTTTCCGGCCCTTACCTCGGTCGTCTACTTCAACCAGAAGGAAGTCTGGCCGTGGCTGGGCGGCTATGGCCTGCCCGACTGGCGGGTGACCCAGCACGTCTTGCCATAA